Proteins from a single region of Streptomyces glaucescens:
- a CDS encoding CapA family protein — translation MGGGVVTLFLCGDVMLGRGVDQILAHPGDPGLREDYVRDARGYVALAESVNGPVPAPVAPEWPWGESLGVLAAAAPDARIVNLETAVTADGSFAPGKAVHYRMHPANLPALTVARPDVCVLANNHVLDFGRRGLAETLDVLAGAGLRVAGAGRDADAAYAPAVIDTRSGARVLVFALGTGSSGIPPGWAAAPEQAGVAYAPSPSPPAAEAVLRRVGPVRRPGDIVVVSVHWGSNWGYRIPQEQVRFAHALVDGGVDVVHGHSSHHPRRIEVYRERLVLYGCGDFIDDYEGIAGRTEYRDDLRLALLVSVETGTGRLAGLRMVPFRARRMRLEHPAADDRAWLRMTLDGLAVGADVVSGPEGTLEARW, via the coding sequence ATGGGCGGCGGCGTCGTGACGCTGTTCCTGTGCGGAGACGTGATGCTCGGGCGCGGCGTCGACCAGATCCTCGCGCACCCCGGTGATCCGGGGCTGCGGGAGGACTACGTGCGTGACGCCCGGGGCTATGTGGCGCTGGCGGAGTCGGTGAACGGGCCGGTGCCCGCCCCGGTGGCCCCGGAGTGGCCGTGGGGGGAGTCGCTGGGCGTGCTCGCGGCGGCCGCGCCGGACGCGCGGATCGTGAACCTGGAGACCGCCGTGACGGCGGACGGCTCGTTCGCGCCCGGGAAGGCGGTGCACTACCGGATGCACCCGGCGAACCTGCCCGCCCTCACGGTGGCCCGGCCTGATGTCTGCGTGCTCGCCAACAACCACGTGCTGGACTTCGGCCGCCGGGGGCTGGCGGAGACGCTGGACGTGCTGGCCGGGGCCGGGCTGCGGGTGGCGGGCGCGGGGCGGGACGCGGACGCGGCGTACGCGCCCGCCGTGATCGACACCCGCTCCGGCGCCCGGGTGCTGGTCTTCGCGCTCGGCACGGGCTCCAGCGGCATACCGCCCGGCTGGGCGGCGGCACCGGAGCAGGCCGGGGTGGCGTACGCGCCCTCGCCGTCGCCCCCGGCCGCCGAGGCCGTGCTGCGCCGGGTGGGTCCGGTGCGGCGCCCCGGCGACATCGTGGTCGTCTCCGTGCACTGGGGTTCCAACTGGGGGTACCGCATCCCGCAGGAGCAGGTCCGTTTCGCGCACGCGCTGGTGGACGGCGGGGTGGACGTCGTCCACGGCCACTCCTCGCACCATCCGCGCCGGATCGAGGTGTACCGGGAGCGGCTGGTGCTGTACGGCTGCGGGGACTTCATCGACGACTACGAGGGCATCGCCGGCCGTACGGAGTACCGCGACGACCTGCGGCTGGCCCTGCTGGTGTCGGTGGAGACGGGGACGGGACGGCTGGCCGGGCTGCGCATGGTGCCGTTCCGGGCGCGGCGGATGCGGCTGGAGCACCCGGCCGCGGACGACCGCGCGTGGCTGCGCATGACGCTCGACGGCCTGGCCGTCGGCGCGGATGTCGTCTCCGGTCCGGAGGGCACCCTCGAAGCGCGGTGGTGA
- the lpdA gene encoding dihydrolipoyl dehydrogenase, with translation MVEQDERFDVVVLGAGPGGYVAAIRAAQLGGRVAVIEEKYWGGVCLNVGCIPTKALLRNAELAHIVTREAKTFGIRSDAPITFDYGEAFRRSRKVADGRVKGVHYLMKKNGITEFDGRGTFLDPHTLQVTDYEGTTRTIGFENCVIATGATPKLLPGTKRSARVVTYEEQILADDLPRSIVIAGAGAIGIEFAYVLHNYGVKVTIVEFLDRVAPTEDADVSAELAKQYRRLGIDVLTSTRVDAIDESGPQVRVTVTAKDGSQQVLEADKVLQAIGFGPNVEGYGLENTGVRLTERGAVDVDGRCRTSVPHLYAIGDVTAKLMLAHAAEAMGVVAAETIADAETMELDYAMIPRATFCQPQIASFGYTEAQARDLGHDVKVAKFPFTANGKAHGLGDSTGFVKLISDARYGELIGGHLIGPDVTELLPELTLAQQWDLTVHEVARNVHAHPTLSEAVKEAVHGLAGHMINF, from the coding sequence ATGGTTGAGCAGGACGAGCGCTTCGACGTCGTCGTACTCGGCGCCGGCCCCGGCGGGTACGTCGCCGCCATCCGCGCCGCCCAGCTGGGCGGACGCGTCGCCGTCATCGAGGAGAAGTACTGGGGCGGCGTCTGCCTGAACGTCGGCTGCATCCCCACCAAGGCCCTGCTGCGCAACGCCGAACTCGCGCACATCGTCACCCGCGAGGCGAAGACCTTCGGCATCCGGTCGGACGCGCCGATCACCTTCGACTACGGCGAGGCGTTCCGCCGCAGCCGCAAGGTCGCCGACGGCCGGGTCAAGGGCGTCCACTACCTGATGAAGAAGAACGGGATCACCGAGTTCGACGGCCGCGGCACCTTCCTCGACCCGCACACCCTCCAGGTCACCGACTACGAGGGCACCACCCGCACCATCGGCTTCGAGAACTGCGTCATCGCGACCGGCGCCACCCCGAAACTGCTGCCCGGTACCAAGCGCAGCGCCCGTGTGGTGACCTACGAGGAGCAGATCCTCGCCGACGACCTGCCCCGCTCCATCGTCATCGCGGGCGCCGGCGCCATCGGCATCGAGTTCGCGTACGTCCTGCACAACTACGGCGTGAAGGTCACCATCGTCGAGTTCCTGGACCGTGTCGCCCCCACCGAGGACGCCGACGTCTCCGCCGAACTCGCCAAGCAGTACCGGCGCCTCGGCATCGACGTGCTCACCTCCACCCGCGTCGACGCCATCGACGAGTCCGGCCCCCAGGTCCGGGTCACGGTCACCGCGAAGGACGGCTCCCAGCAGGTCCTGGAGGCCGACAAGGTGCTCCAGGCCATCGGCTTCGGCCCGAACGTGGAGGGCTACGGCCTGGAGAACACCGGTGTCCGGCTCACCGAGCGCGGCGCCGTCGACGTCGACGGCCGCTGCCGCACCTCGGTGCCGCACCTGTACGCCATCGGCGACGTCACGGCCAAGCTGATGCTGGCGCACGCCGCCGAGGCGATGGGCGTGGTCGCCGCCGAGACCATCGCCGACGCGGAGACCATGGAACTCGACTACGCCATGATCCCCCGCGCCACCTTCTGCCAGCCGCAGATCGCCAGCTTCGGCTACACCGAGGCCCAGGCCCGCGATCTGGGCCATGACGTGAAGGTCGCCAAGTTCCCCTTCACCGCCAACGGCAAGGCGCACGGCCTCGGCGACTCCACCGGTTTCGTCAAGCTGATCAGCGACGCCCGGTACGGCGAGCTGATCGGCGGTCACCTGATCGGCCCGGACGTCACCGAGCTGCTGCCCGAGCTGACCCTCGCCCAGCAGTGGGACCTGACCGTGCACGAGGTGGCCCGCAACGTGCACGCCCACCCGACGCTGAGCGAGGCGGTGAAGGAAGCGGTGCACGGCCTCGCCGGGCACATGATCAATTTCTAG
- a CDS encoding CBS domain-containing protein — translation MSPGVASVEPMTTVARAAALMRERDIGDVLVAYDRDLFGVLTDRDIAVRAVAEGRDPTRTRVGELCTRPPLVTLSPEDTTEHAVELMRRYAVRRLPVVEHGGCPVGMVSLGDLAAAEDPHSALAGISRAAPGR, via the coding sequence ATGTCGCCGGGCGTGGCATCCGTCGAACCGATGACGACGGTCGCCCGGGCCGCCGCGCTGATGCGCGAGCGGGACATCGGCGACGTCCTGGTGGCCTACGACCGCGATCTCTTCGGCGTCCTCACCGACCGGGACATCGCCGTGCGGGCCGTCGCCGAGGGCCGCGACCCCACGCGGACCAGGGTCGGCGAGCTGTGCACCCGGCCGCCCCTGGTCACCCTCTCACCCGAGGACACCACCGAGCACGCCGTCGAGCTGATGCGCCGGTACGCCGTGCGGCGGCTGCCCGTCGTCGAGCACGGCGGCTGCCCGGTCGGCATGGTCAGCCTCGGCGACCTGGCGGCCGCCGAGGACCCGCACTCCGCCCTCGCCGGCATCAGCCGCGCGGCTCCCGGCCGCTGA
- a CDS encoding ArsR/SmtB family transcription factor, producing MGHGAVTSAQSAPERVRLDADNVAKVATTLQALSTPSRLLILARLREGPLPATELAAEVGMEQSACSHQLRLLRNLGLVVGERRGRSVVYALHDHHVAELLDQAVYHVEHLRLGISDTAE from the coding sequence ATGGGTCATGGAGCCGTCACCAGCGCGCAGAGCGCCCCCGAGCGCGTCCGTCTCGACGCGGACAACGTGGCGAAGGTGGCCACCACCCTCCAGGCCCTGTCGACCCCCTCCCGGCTGCTGATCCTCGCGCGGCTGCGCGAAGGACCGCTGCCGGCCACCGAGCTGGCGGCCGAGGTGGGCATGGAGCAGTCGGCGTGCTCGCACCAGCTACGGCTGCTGCGCAACCTCGGACTGGTGGTGGGCGAGCGCCGGGGCCGGTCGGTGGTGTACGCGCTGCACGACCACCATGTCGCCGAGCTGCTCGACCAGGCGGTGTACCACGTGGAGCACCTGCGCCTGGGGATCAGCGACACCGCGGAGTGA
- a CDS encoding Hsp20/alpha crystallin family protein: protein MNTPARRGGGPLLPRWGPGRDGPWDRDPLAELWRLWRDTGGAPGRVTPARGHDPGPVGWGGPAWVPAVEEDETDEAFEIRAVLPGVPRERITVDIDERELRITGDLRDTGLRPPSHGGRFFHRTWLPVGADPDGAEASLTDGVLRIRVPKSPAPKRRRLPIGGTDRETDPVTREPADRETESVTRTDRETDPVTREPADREAESVTRTDRETDPVTYVRTGPGTDPSAGRTGADT, encoded by the coding sequence ATGAACACGCCTGCGCGGCGTGGCGGCGGCCCCCTGCTGCCGCGGTGGGGGCCCGGCCGGGACGGGCCATGGGACCGGGACCCGCTCGCGGAGCTGTGGCGGCTGTGGCGTGACACCGGCGGCGCGCCCGGCCGGGTGACACCGGCGCGCGGCCATGATCCGGGCCCCGTCGGGTGGGGCGGACCGGCCTGGGTGCCCGCGGTCGAGGAGGACGAGACCGACGAGGCGTTCGAGATCCGTGCCGTGCTGCCCGGGGTGCCACGCGAGCGGATCACGGTCGACATCGACGAACGCGAACTGCGGATCACGGGCGACCTGCGCGACACCGGACTCCGCCCGCCCTCGCACGGCGGCCGCTTCTTCCACCGGACCTGGCTGCCCGTCGGAGCCGACCCCGACGGGGCGGAGGCGAGCCTGACCGACGGCGTCCTGCGGATCCGCGTGCCCAAGTCCCCGGCACCGAAACGGCGCCGCCTGCCGATCGGCGGCACGGACCGGGAGACGGACCCGGTGACGCGCGAACCGGCGGACCGGGAGACGGAATCGGTGACGCGGACGGACCGGGAGACGGACCCGGTGACGCGCGAACCGGCGGACCGGGAGGCGGAATCGGTGACGCGGACGGACCGGGAGACGGACCCGGTGACCTACGTACGGACGGGCCCGGGGACGGACCCGTCGGCGGGCCGGACGGGGGCGGACACATGA